In Rutidosis leptorrhynchoides isolate AG116_Rl617_1_P2 chromosome 2, CSIRO_AGI_Rlap_v1, whole genome shotgun sequence, one genomic interval encodes:
- the LOC139889502 gene encoding protein trichome birefringence-like 14 produces MSLTNKYNAFRRVYKETIKGGYLYERRTKQLSALFIALVITTILICSWEKNSLLTTSHAQLSYLFPGGQVKVKHVTQSSKDYIREPEGVVNVLSPSSSLKTRHLDTRGDEEFVDLVSPLISRNSPALEIRGDEYFGTAQEKLHENTSDRHSKPPKQQLDDPIATKKIDSAVGHFVDNQACNFGKGRWVTDESRNLYSGFGCKQWLSGMWACRLTQRTDFGYEKLKWQPKDCTMDNFTGPEFLKRMQDKTLAFIGDSLGRQQFQSLMCMITGGEEMHDVEDVGEEYGLAKAVGSVRPDGWAYRFPVTNTTILYYWSASLCELDPINGTTDTAMHLDRPPAFLQRFISRFNVIVLNTGHHWNRGKINANRWVMYVNGKPNTNRKISEIGNAKNLTIYSIVKWVNGELPKYPGLKVFYRTISPRHFFNGDWNSGGTCDSTTPGALEVVQDESSDSIASGAVKGTNVKLLDITGLSQVREEGHISRYSIRATQGMQDCLHWCLPGIPDTWNEILFSQI; encoded by the exons ATGTCATTGACGAACAAGTACAACGCTTTTCGGCGTGTATACAAGGAGACGATTAAAGGAGGCTACTTGTATGAACGCAGGACGAAGCAGTTATCTGCGTTGTTCATTGCTCTTGTTATTACCACCATCTTAATTTGTTCTTGGGAAAAAAACTCCCTTCTCACTACATCTCACGCTCAACTCTCGTACCTTTTTCCAG GTGGGCAAGTTAAAGTGAAGCATGTTACTCAATCATCAAAAGATTATATAAGAGAACCTGAAGGAGTTGTGAATGTATTATCTCCATCAAGCTCCTTAAAAACACGCCATTTGGACACTCGAGGAGATGAAGAATTTGTAGATTTGGTATCACCATTGATATCCAGAAACTCACCTGCTTTGGAGATTCGAGGGGATGAATATTTTGGGACTGCTCAGGAAAAGCTCCATG AAAATACTTCGGACAGGCACTCTAAACCACCTAAACAGCAGTTAGATGATCCAATAGCAACTAAGAAAATAGATTCAGCTGTGGGTCATTTTGTTGATAATCAAG CCTGCAACTTTGGTAAAGGGAGGTGGGTGACTGATGAGAGTCGGAATCTGTATTCGGGATTTGGTTGTAAACAGTGGTTGTCAGGGATGTGGGCTTGTCGCTTGACCCAACGGACAGATTTTGGATACGAGAAATTAAAATGGCAGCCCAAAGATTGCACCATGGATAATTTTACAGGCCCAGAATTCCTTAAAAG aaTGCAAGACAAAACCCTAGCTTTTATTGGGGATTCTTTAGGCCGGCAACAGTTCCAATCGTTGATGTGCATGATCACAGGTGGCGAAGAGATGCATGATGTTGAAGATGTTGGTGAAGAATACGGGCTAGCCAAGGCGGTCGGGTCAGTTCGACCCGACGGTTGGGCTTACCGTTTCCCAGTCACCAACACTACAATCCTTTATTATTGGTCAGCCAGTCTATGTGAGTTGGACCCGATAAACGGTACAACCGATACCGCAATGCACCTTGATCGCCCACCGGCATTTTTGCAACGTTTTATCAGCAGATTCAATGTGATTGTTCTAAACACGGGGCATCACTGGAACAGAGGGAAGATTAATGCTAATCGGTGGGTTATGTATGTAAATGGGAAGCCTAATACAAACAGAAAGATATCGGAAATAGGGAACGCAAAGAATTTAACAATTTACAGTATTGTTAAGTGGGTGAATGGtgaattaccaaaataccctgggTTGAAGGTGTTTTACAGAACGATATCACCCAGACATTTCTTTAATGGAGATTGGAACAGTGGAGGTACATGTGACAGTACAACCCCTGGTGCATTAGAAGTTGTACAAGATGAGTCGAGCGATTCGATTGCGTCAGGGGCAGTTAAGGGAACAAATGTGAAGCTTCTGGACATAACGGGACTATCGCAGGTAAGAGAGGAAGGTCATATATCGAGATACAGCATTCGAGCCACTCAAGGTATGCAAGATTGTTTACATTGGTGCTTACCTGGCATTCCTGATACGTGGAACGAAATACTTTTTTCACAAATCTGA
- the LOC139892758 gene encoding phospholipase D delta-like isoform X2, whose translation MLILEINMRINYTQNDTSFDPKFIKRFKVWNDLGFTAFQLQEGTKAPRQPWHDLHCKIEGPAAYDVLLNFEQRWRKTTKWREFALVAKRMAHWQDDALLKIVRISWIASPRYVTP comes from the exons ATGCTGATATTAGAAATCAATATGCGAATCAATTACACGCAGAATGATACAAGCTTTGATCCGAAATTC ATCAAGCGATTTAAGGTTTGGAACGATTTAGGTTTTACGGCGTTTCAATTACAG GAAGGAACAAAGGCGCCAAGGCAGCCATGGCATGACTTACACTGCAAGATTGAAGGTCCTGCTGCATATGATGTGTTGCTAAATTTTGAACAACGGTGGAGAAAAACGACAAAATGGAGAGAATTTGCGTTAGTTGCGAAAAGGATGGCTCATTGGCAAGATGATGCGTTGTTAAAGATTGTCCGAATCTCGTGGATTGCAAGTCCTCGATATGTAACTCCATAA
- the LOC139892758 gene encoding phospholipase D delta-like isoform X1 yields MLILEINMRINYTQNDTSFDPKFIKRFKVWNDLGFTAFQLQVPVAIIGGYDIKEGTKAPRQPWHDLHCKIEGPAAYDVLLNFEQRWRKTTKWREFALVAKRMAHWQDDALLKIVRISWIASPRYVTP; encoded by the exons ATGCTGATATTAGAAATCAATATGCGAATCAATTACACGCAGAATGATACAAGCTTTGATCCGAAATTC ATCAAGCGATTTAAGGTTTGGAACGATTTAGGTTTTACGGCGTTTCAATTACAG GTTCCTGTTGCTATAATTGGTGGGTATGATATAAAG GAAGGAACAAAGGCGCCAAGGCAGCCATGGCATGACTTACACTGCAAGATTGAAGGTCCTGCTGCATATGATGTGTTGCTAAATTTTGAACAACGGTGGAGAAAAACGACAAAATGGAGAGAATTTGCGTTAGTTGCGAAAAGGATGGCTCATTGGCAAGATGATGCGTTGTTAAAGATTGTCCGAATCTCGTGGATTGCAAGTCCTCGATATGTAACTCCATAA
- the LOC139889501 gene encoding pollen receptor-like kinase 3 — protein MAVVPCCHHHHYHIMLFLSALLLLNISLHTFSQNISSSSSATALLKFKNSLSKSDSLTNWKQQKDDQSSSPCDRNNMWVGIVCNYMDDTITSINLANMGLQGRPNVADLAPLEDLESISFQNNSLSGPIPAFNLLPNLKIIYASKNQFSGVIPSNFFQPLGSLKRLWLSDNKFSGPIPKSLGDLSYLKELHLENNEFSGPIPDEFSELEVLDVLVVSNNRLDGPIPRPLNRFDKEAFENNPDLCGLKASKKCPTDDSQSNLTKKLIIAAVVTTLLLLIMTLKDKRKEENMRILRKENNYDHEAVVTIPNMSRKNSSSSRKGYSSLKNKMRSRSSPKKGGGGGPVGELVMLVNEEKGDSVFELNDLMKASAEVLGNGGLGSAYKATLGNGVSVVLKKMKEMNHPMTKHVFDTEMKKLGRLKHDNILTPLAYHFRKDDKFLVSEYVPKGSLHNVLHGDSEMKRSELNWTNRLKMIKGVVRGMGYLHSELASNELPHGNLKSSNILIGKNYEPLLNDYALHPLINSTPTAELMFAYSSPEALHDRQQLLSHKTDVYCLGIVILEIVTGKYPSQYLMNNNNSNSNSNNYYKQKGESGTDVVQWLRSALDENRESELIDPDLLPNPCVPQIQKLLHIGAACTETDVDTRIHMKEAVTRIDDL, from the exons ATGGCTGTTGTTCCATGctgccatcatcatcattatcatataatGTTGTTCCTATCAGCTCTTCTCTTATTGAATATATCCCTGCACACTTTCTCCcagaacatatcatcatcatcatcagctaCCGCCCTCTTAAAATTCAAAAACTCTTTATCCAAATCCGATTCATTAACTAATTGGAAACAACAAAAGGATGATCAGTCATCATCCCCGTGCGATCGTAACAACATGTGGGTTGGAATTGTTTGTAATTACATGGATGACACGATTACAAGTATCAACCTTGCCAACATGGGTCTTCAAGGACGACCCAACGTTGCTGATCTTGCCCCGCTTGAAGATCTCGAATCCATCAGCTTCCAAAACAACTCCCTCTCTGGTCCTATACCAGCGTTTAATCTTCTCCCGAATTTAAAAATCATTTACGCTTCAAAAAACCAGTTTTCTGGGGTCATTCCTTCTAACTTTTTCCAACCGTTGGGGTCCTTAAAAAGACTATGGCTATCCGATAACAAGTTTTCGGGCCCCATTCCCAAGTCACTGGGAGACTTGTCATATCTGAAGGAGCTTCATTTAGAAAACAATGAATTTTCAGGACCAATTCCGGACGAATTTTCCGAATTGGAAGTTTTGGATGTTCTTGTTGTCTCTAATAATAGACTAGATGGACCGATTCCGAGACCTTTAAACAGGTTTGATAAGGAAGCCTTTGAGAACAACCCTGACCTTTGCGGTCTAAAAGCGTCCAAAAAATGCCCAACTGATGATTCACAATCAAATTTGACCAAGAAGCTCATCATTGCGGCTGTAGTCACGACCTTGTTACTATTGATCATGACgttaaaagataaaagaaaagaagaaaacatGAGGATTTTACGCAAAGAAAACAACTATGATCATGAAGCCGTGGTTACCATCCCAAACATGTCCAGAAAGAATAGCAGCTCGAGCCGAAAAGGATATAGCAGCCTAAAAAACAAGATGAGGTCTCGATCGTCTCCTAAAAAGGGAGGAGGAGGTGGGCCGGTAGGTGAACTTGTGATGCTGGTGAATGAAGAAAAGGGTGATAGTGTTTTTGAGTTGAATGACTTAATGAAGGCTTCAGCTGAGGTTCTTGGAAATGGAGGGTTAGGTTCGGCTTATAAGGCAACACTGGGGAACGGTGTATCGGTCGTACTCAAAAAAATGAAAGAGATGAACCACCCAATGACTAAACATGTGTTTGATACAGAGATGAAAAAGTTAGGGAGGCTCAAACATGACAACATATTGACGCCCTTGGCTTATCATTTCAGAAAAGATGACAAGTTTTTGGTATCTGAATATGTTCCCAAAGGCAGCCTGCACAACGTTTTGCACG GAGATAGTGAGATGAAACGGTCGGAATTAAACTGGACAAATAGATTAAAGATGATAAAAGGAGTTGTACGAGGAATGGGTTATCTTCATTCGGAGCTTGCATCGAATGAGTTGCCTCATGGAAATCTCAAGTCATCAAATATACTAATTGGAAAAAATTATGAACCGCTTCTTAACGATTATGCGCTTCACCCGTTGATTAATAGCACACCAACTGCAGAATTAATGTTTGCGTATTCATCTCCAGAAGCATTACATGATCGACAACAACTACTTTCCCACAAAACAGATGTGTATTGTCTTGGAATCGTTATTCTTGAAATAGTTACAGGAAAATATCCGTCTCAGTATCTAatgaataataataacagtaacagtaatagtaataattattataaacaaAAGGGTGAGAGTGGAACAGATGTTGTTCAATGGTTGCGTTCTGCTCTTGATGAAAACAGGGAAAGTGAGTTGATCGACCCGGATTTGTTACCGAATCCATGTGTGCCTCAAATACAGAAGCTTTTGCACATTGGAGCTGCTTGTACCGAAACCGATGTTGATACAAGAATACACATGAAGGAAGCTGTAACAAGGATAGATGATCTTTGA